The following nucleotide sequence is from Vitis vinifera cultivar Pinot Noir 40024 chromosome 14, ASM3070453v1.
caaagaaaattttgggcaattttattaaaacaaattttcaaattctattaaaaacatttttatttttatttttctacaaacatttttctgaatttttattaacaaaaaaaaaattattttcttaagaagaatattttaaaattattattttattaaaacatatttactgaattattcatcttatttaaacaaaatttctagtttatttactgaattattcatcttatttaaacaaaatttctagtttgttcgACATCCAATTCTGTTCAcaataagtaaatatatataaacaaatatttacaaaaactaataaaaataaaaccaaatatatttacaaaaactaataaaaataaaaccaaatagtaGTGagaaataaactaataaaaataaaatcaaatagtagTGGAAAATAAAACGTGTACCCAAACAAActtacaacaagttcaatgtcTTCATACAACTTTTCGAGTCTCACTTTCTTTCATGAAATTTCATGTTTTGTGTCGTAAATTCGTACTTAGCCAACAAGATTGTAGAATGAGccaatacaaaaacaaaaataactcaaGTGTAAATATCCAGAAATGTACAAAGTCCAAAACAAATATTCGAGccaaaattcaaacttcaaattagtccgataaatttcaccaattaCAAATGGGCCCAAATTAGCAAATATAACCCAATAAAAATACCTCACATGTCATAGACCCTAatctaaaatttccaaattaatagtcaaaatataagctcaattaatcaaaccaaacacataataaattaaaataaatctcatttgacctaaatttaatatctcataattcaagcccaatttaatatgcaaacctaaatccacaaccaaaatcaactcaatttaatatgcaaactcacatccaaaatatactacaatattatatcatattcaaattaaataatttaaatgaacacaactatataaattatcaactaatttagcccaaattaataaattctaaattaattcatcaacaataaattagctcaaaatttcatattaatttaacaattcaaatttcaaaaataacaattactattaaaatcaaatcaagaaaaatagataataataataaaaataaaaataaaggaaaatgggtTTGATGGGAAAATGATGGAACGAGAGAAAAGAGGAAGGGGTCACCCGGCATTGGCTCGCTGGCAGAGACTGGCCAGTGGTTTaaccttaaaattttatttaatagtaattaatgaaacatatttatatttgcTCAACTTCCATTTGTGATGTGAATGTATGGTatggttttttacttttttgtttcttttgttgcaATATAATGGATGAATGTGTTACTTGTCGTAGAGCAGTCAAATATTAATGGTGGTGGTAACAATAAAGGTCTCAGGATATCATCTACTTCTCCCTCAATGTAAAACTTGATTTAAgatatttgtaaaaattagaattagatttatcctctaaaaactttaaattcatATTTGGTTGACCGAATATAGTATAAGATAAGATAAGAGAgaatattatatcttattttatattttattagtgCTAGAATATGATAAGTTATGTCATCATTTATCCTATCTTATGTTCAACCCAACTTAGGATAGATAAGTGATGAGATATATTATCCaactatttttttgttattctttacatattaaatatattaatggcatgataatatatatatatttcatgtatcaaaaatttatttttatcaattttttattttttcatatactcattttacaaaattatttcttttaattataaattaaattaatgattaaaaaactaaaaaatatttataaaataatattaatatatgatatataaattatttttatatattaaaaatgatgagTCTAATCTTTTTAAGtacatttgataatataaattttaaatcactaaatcaatttattaacaaAGACTTGACTGATCACCTAGCAGGACAACACCAttaatgatttataaatttttataacttttttatttcatatttatttttttatataaaataaagaattttattGGTATATAAAAACGATTCACTATTagaaatctttattttataaaataaaaataaaaatggaataagaaagagttatattttataaactattATAAGTTTGGGTATTTtggtatattaaaaaatatttgcatTGGTGaatcttttttaaataatagtttttattctatataatataagatgatatatttgtaaattaataatttaaaaaaaatagtagctttaacatattttcaaatatctcaaaatatcaaaataaattagattaataaaaaattataataactaattatataataaattataaaatttgtaattgaaaataaataggtttttaattactttttaaattaatttagtttcattGATTACTCATTAATTTGCACGTGATGTATATTATTGGGGATACATGGATCTGCCATTAAAATATGTGTTTAATTATTAAGTCTAATTCATTCATGTTTAgattttcaatttggaaattaaaaacatcaaatgctaatgtttattttttttaaattgattaaaatgtttattttagtAGATAATTAGATGAGtatgaaatatattttggaatgctaattgaagaaattaaagatATAGAATTGTTTCGTTATTTAAACACACTGGAGTActtagaattattttcctatcaTAACTCTTGTTGATTTCTAATCCTATTAGGAATCAACTCATAACTAATTAAGTCTATATATACAAAACAAAGCTTATACTTTACCATACAGGCTTTCCTAATCAAACTTCACCCTTTTCCCAATCTttgctttttcttctcctttgaGAGCTTGCTTTCACCATTCATGGCTCCATTAGTGGGGATCAAGGCTGGCGGTTTCATGGGTCCTAGTGGTGGCGATCACGTAGAATACCCAGGCAAACTTACTTGGTCCGTCTTGATAAGCTGTGTGTTGGGTGCCATGGGTGGCTTAATCTTTGGTTACGATATTGGAATTTCAGGTAAGTTTATacgtgtgtgtatatatataaaagatttaatttattCATCTTCTTAAATATAtggatatatattttattattttgtaatatgtATATGCATACAAATAGATTGATTTGGTAATTTGGTAGGCGGAGTGACTTCGATGCCGACATTCTTAGAGAAATTTTTCCCCTCAGTTTATAAGAAAGAGGAATTGGATAAGTCAACGAATCAGTACTGTAAATTTGATAGTCAAATACTAACATTATTCACGTCTTCGCTCTACTTGGCGGCTTTGGTCTCTTCGTTGGTAGCTTCATACGCCACTAGAAGATTTGGGCGCAGGTTATCCATGTTGGTTGGTGGCTTGATTTTCATGGTTGGTGCCATTCTTAATGCTTTTGCCGTCAATATTCTCATGCTTATTTTTGGACGTATCCTTTTGGGCTTTGGAGTTGGTTTTGCCACTCAGgtaacttttttctttcatttttagtattattatatcaatgaaatattttatattttgatattactTTTCTTTTACACGTATACTGCAtgatattttggcttttttttttatttattggttgTGGgtatatgattattattattattattattttttatcttatatatatatattttccatatCTTATACATATAAAttcatcattattatataaAGTAAATGATGAACTTTTATTTGAATTGTATGCAGGCGGTGCCAATATACGTATCAGAAATGGCTCCATACAAACACCGGGGTGCTCTCAACAACGTATTTCAGTTGTCAATCACCATTGGCATTTTGGTTGCCAATGTGGTTAACTACTTCACCGCCAAGATCGAGGGTGGATGGGGATGGCGTGTTAGTTTGGGCGGCGCTGCAATTCCCGCCGTCTTCATATCAGTCGTAGCATGGATTCTTCCCAACACCCCCAACTCCATGATCGAGAAGGGTGAGCTTCAACAGGCCAGAGAGATGCTCTGTCGCATTCGCGGCGTCAGCGATAGGGAGATTGAAGCCGAGTACATTGATCTGGTGGCTGCAAGTGAAGCTTCAAGACGAGTACAACACCCCTGGAGAAACCTTCGCCTTAGAGAATATAGGCCTCAGCTGGTAATGTCCATCCTCATCCCGGCCTTGCAGCAGCTCACCGGCATCAATGTCGTCATGTTTTATGCCCCCGTGCTCTTCCAATCACTGGGCTTCGGGAACAACGCTTCACTCTTCTCGGCTGTTATCACCGGTCTTGTCAATATGTTAGCAACCTTTGTGGCCGTGTTTGGCACTGATAAGTGGGGTAGGAGAAAGCTTTTCATAGAGGGTGGAATCCAAATGCTTATATTCCAGgtaattaaacacatgattaataCATCCTTTTTCTACTTCAATTACTTCAAAATTTCTTCAATAATCTTGGAATGCTCGTGTAGGTTGCAGTGGCAGTTCTGATAGCACTCAAATTTGGGGTATCAGGGAATGTGACAGAATTGCCAGAATGGTACTCCATTATTGTAGTGATGTGCATTTGTATCTACGTTTCTGCCTTCGCATGGTCATGGGGTCCTCTGGGATGGTTGGTTCCCAGCGAAATTTTCCCACTTGAGATTCGGTCGGCTGCTCAGAGTATAACAGTATCAGTGAATATGTTTTTCACCTTCGGAGTTGCTGAAGTCTTCCTGAGCATGCTTTGTGGGCTAAAGTACGGCTTGTTCATATTCTTTTCGGTTTTCGTGGCTATTATGACAGTGTTCATCTATGTCTTCCTGCCAGAGACCAAGGGCATTCCAATCGAGGAGATGAGGGTGGTGTGGAAGAGGCACTGGTATTGGAAGAGATTCATGCCCGACCACGACGACCAACAAGTTAATGGAAACTCTGTCTAGTAGTGTTTATGATTAGTTATTATACATACCCTCGATTTTTCTGGTTAGGAGTAGTTTTTTgcctttcatattttttttgttttattattggtttaatcataaaaaattggatttgataCTACTTAATGAAGCATATGTATGGTATGgttttttgcctttttcttttcaatataaTGGGTGGATGTGTTATGTTTGGTAGATGAGTCAAATATTAATGGTGGTGATAACAGTAAAGGTCTCAGGATATCAGCTACTTCTCCCTCAACCTAAAACTTGATTTAGGATGATTCTAAGAGCTATAATTAGATATAGATTGTTTTGGGAGTGCCGGTTCTTAAACAGGTTTTAGTGGAAGTGTTATTAGAAGAATCACCAATAGAACATCTttttagaaaacactaaaaGTGAATTCTCAAtgttttaaaagtgtttcttaaattttgacATACACGtggttttttcaaaatcattttttaatacattGAACTCTTTATTCTCTTTGAACGTAGATTTAGTTCCTtggtataaaatattttttatttaaataatagaatTCGAAAGTTTAGTTGTATATTCTTactaaaaaagtttttattttgtcaagttttttaattaaattaattaagttcATGATTATAGGTAAGTCACGTGTTTACTCTTTGAAGAACTCgagttttgaaattatttctcataaaaagttaaaatttttgggAGGTGTGAGCCAAGTATACTACTAAATTAAAAGGGAGAGATTTAGAGTATTCTACTATTAAGGTTAAAAGATTCAATTATAATAATTACGATTACTTGATAACAATCTCTCAACATTAATAGCAACCTAAAATAACAACTTCTCAACAATAATTAAGTCCTCATAGATTTTTTCACtttgaaaacttatataaatatttcaatatttgagTTGGGAATCTATTATCCCAAAAGCAATGAAGAAAACAGAAATTCcacaaaaaaatttgataatagaACCTGTAACTTCACCTTTTAAGCCCTAAAACAGAGCCCAAAAAATAACTTTGATGTTCAATCACCTCTTATCCCATAATACCAAAGTGGGTTAGACAAACTTAAAACAGAGTACACCCAAAATTGTAcacatggaattttttttaacaaatattgtAAGGTAAAACGTGGAGTCGGGGGAGCCCAAGTAGTTAttgaacaattaaaaaaaatgatgcgctcatctttttttttagtgcatttgataatataaattttaaattactaaATACATAGACTTGATTGATTAATAGGACAACACCATGaatgatttataaatttttataacttttttattttattttttattatttttattagtatataaaaaaacgACTCACTAATagaaatctttattttataaaataaaaataaaaatggaacaaaaaagttatattttataaactataATAAGTTTGGGTATTTtggtttattaaaaaatatttgcatTGGTGAATCctttttaaataatagtttttattgtGTATAAGATTAGATATttgtaaattaataattttaaaaatagtggtGTGGATCCCCTTTTTCACGTGTgttcgttttttatttattttgtgaaattttgatttttagaaaaaaaaaaaaaaagactttggagttgtcacttatttttgttttattttttaagggaaaaacaaaataagaaaaaaaaaaccctaagtgtgattcCTAAAGAAAAAACAGGTCTATGAAACACTGAGTCTGGATCCGAgggttaggttacctattgggaaggtatggtgGTGAGCCGTAACCAAGGGTCTTCAACGGGTAGGTCGGGCCTATGGGCTCGTTGACTAGTCAATGGGCCGGGCCGGGTCGGGCCAGGCCACGGGCTTTTtgaaataagccaaaatggctttcaaaaaaaggaagggagagggggggattcgaacccctcccctcatgCTTAAATTTtaaggctctaaccaactgaactacattccttttttgtttattaattgagttagttatatatatataaaaataaagtatattatttttaaaaaaaaaattaaaggggCGGACCtacgggcctaaatttaggcccgcggcccggcccgcccataaacgggcttgggccgggcctaaagcgggccgcgggctttttggagacccttagcCGTAACaccctctaagcccgtatacattcgatctctactaaacaaattaagggaattgtgacaattaattaaataatcataaatacCAAGATTAAAATAACGAAAACATTTACACAAAGatgatgacaaaataaaattacaagaatgtacaaaataaatgacaatagaattatgcaaattgatttattgaacaaattaaaaaaaatatttgaaaaaaattagttttctgaaaatttcaaaagattttattaaaaacaattttgaatgagtgatttcaatctatttatttacaaaatattttcttcaagtgatttgattaatttcatttgtattaaattttcaaaataagttaTTTATACTTATTGtgtcaaaagaatttatttcaaaatttcaatttagcaacaaaaattattttttacttgtttttacaaaaaaaaaagaatgaatttttataattttatttacaaaagtatttcaatttgttttcatttaagaaaaaatgacttctacaaattattataaaaaataactttatttgcaaaataatttttaattaaaaataaatttttgggacaactttatttacaaaacaatttttggacaattttttatcaaacaaagaaaattttgggcaattttattaaaacaaattttcaaattctattaaaaacatttttatttttatttttctacaaacatttttctgaatttttattaacaaaaaaatttattttcttaagaagaatattttaaaattattattttattaaaacatatttactgaattattcatcttatttaaacaaaatttttagtttattcGACATCCAATTCTGTTCAcaataagtaaatatatataaacaaatatttacaaaaagtaataaaaataaaaccaaatagtaGTGGAAAATAAAACGTGTACCCAAACAAActtacaacaagttcaatgtcTTCATACAACTTTTCGAGTCTCACTTTCTTTCATGAAATTTCATGCTTTGTGTCGTAAATTCGTACTCAGCCAACAAGATTGTAGAATGAGccaatacaaaaacaaaaataactcaagtgtaaatatctagaaatgtacaaagttcaaaacaaatattcaagccaaaattcaaacttcaaattagttcgataaatttcaccaattaCAAATGGGcctaaattaacaaatataacccaacaaaaatatctcacatgtcataaaccctaatctaaaatttctaaattaatagtcaaaatataagctcaattaatcaaacccaacacataataaattaaaataaatctcatttGACCTAAATTTCATATCTCATAATTCAAgcccaatttaatatgcaaacctaaatccacaaccaaaatcaactcaatttaatatgcaaacccacatccaaaatatactacaatattatatcatattcaaattaaataatttaaatgaacacaactatataaattatcaactaatttagcccaaattaataaattctaaattaattcatcaacaataaattagctcaaaatttcatattaatttaacaattcaaattttatattaatttaacaattcaaatttcaaaaataacaattactattaaaatcaaatcaagaaaaataaataataataataataataataataaaaataaaggaaaatgggtttgatgggaaaatgatggaatgagAGAAAAGAGGAAGGGGTCACCCGACATTGGCTCGCTGGCAAAGACTGGCCAGTGGTTTAAccctaaaattttatttaatagtaattaatgaaacatatttatatttgcTCAACTTCCATTTGTGATGTGAATGTATGGTatggttttttacttttttgtttcttttgttgcaATATAATGGATGAATGTGTTAAATGTCGTAGAGCAGTCAAATATTAATGGTGGTGGTAACAATAAAGGTCTCAGGATATCATCTACTTCTCCCTCAATGTAAAACTTGATTTAAgatatttgtaaaaattagaattagatTTCTCCTCTAAAAACTTTAAGTTCATATTTGGTTGACCGAATATAGTATAAGATAAGATAAGATAAGAGAgaatattatatcttattttttattttattagtgcTAGAATATGATAAGTTATGTCATCATTTATCCTATCTTATGTTCAACCCAACTTAGGATAGGATAAGTGATGAGATATATTATCCaactatttttttgttattctttacatattaaatatattaatggcatgataatatatatatatatatatatatatttcatgtatcaaaaatttatttttatcaattttttattttttaaaatactcattttacaaaattatttcttttaattataaattaaattaatgattaaaaaactaaaaaatatttataaaataatattaatatatgatatataaattatttttatatattaaaaatgatgagTCTAATCTTTTTAAGtacatttgataatataaattttaaatcactaaatcaatttattaacaaAGACTTGACTGATCGCCTAGGACAACACCAttaatgatttataaatttttataacttttttatttcatatttatttttttatataaaataaagaattttattGGTATATAAAAACGATTCACTATTagaaatctttattttataaaataaaaataaaaatggaataagaaagagttatattttataaactattATAAGTTTGGGTATTTtggtatattaaaaaatatttgcatTGGTGaatcttttttaaataatagtttttattctatataatataagatgatatatttgtaaattaataatttaaaaaaaatagtagctttaacatattttcaaatatctcaaaatatcaaaataaattagattaataaaaaattataataactaattatataataaattagaaaatttgtaattgaaaataaataggtttttaattactttttaaatttagtttcatTGATTACTCATTAATTTGCACGTGATGTATATTATTGGGGATACATGGATCTGCCATTAAAATATGTGTTTAATTATTAAATCTAATTCATTCATGTTTAgattttcaatttggaaattaaaaacatcaaatgctaatgtttattttttttaaattgattaaaatgtttattttagtAGATAATTAGATGAGtatgaaatatattttggaatgctaattgaagaaattaaagatATAGAATTGTTTCGTTATTTAAACACACTGGAGTActtagaattattttcctatcaTAACTCTTGTTGATTTCTAATCCTATTAGGAATCAACTCATAACTAATTAAGTCTATATATACAAAACAAAGCTTATACTTTACCATACAGGCTTTCCTAATCAAACTTCACCCTTTTCCCAATCTttgctttttcttctcctttgaGAGCTTGCTTTCACCATTCATGGCTCCATTAGTGGGGATCAAGGCTGGCGGTTTCATGGGTCCTAGTGGTGGCGATCACGTAGAATACCCAGGCAAACTTACTTGGTCCGTCTTGATAAGCTGTGTGTTGGGTGCCATGGGTGGCTTAATCTTTGGTTACGATATTGGAATTTCAGGTAAGTTTATacgtgtgtgtatatatataaaagatttaatttattCATCTTCTTAAATATAtggatatatattttattattttgtaatatgtATATGCATACAAATAGATTGATTTGGTAATTTGGTAGGCGGAGTGACTTCGATGCCGACATTCTTGGAGAAATTTTTCCCCTCAGTTTACAAAAAGGAGGAATTGGATAAGTCAACGAATCAGTACTGTAAATTTGATAGTCAAATACTAACATTATTCACGTCTTCGCTCTACTTGGCGGCTTTGGTCTCTTCGTTGGTAGCTTCATACGCCACTAGAAGATTTGGGCGCAGGGTATCCATGTTGGTTGGTGGCTTGATTTTCATGGCTGGTGCCATTCTTAATGCTTTTGCCGTCAATATTCTCATGCTTATTTTTGGACGTATCCTTTTGGGCTTTGGAGTTGGTTTTGCCACTCAGgtaacttttttctttcatttttaatattattatatcaatgaaatattttatatttttatattacttttctTTTGCATGTATACTGCTATTATGATATTTTGgctatttttttattggttgtgGGCATATggttagtattattattattattattattattattttatcttatatatatataaattcatcATTATTATATGAAGTAAATGATGAACTTTTATTTGAATCGTATGCAGTCGGTGCCAATATACGTATCAGAAATGGCTCCATACAAACACCGGGGTGCTCTCAACAACGTATTTCAGTTGTCAATCACCATTGGCATTTTGGTTGCCAATGTGGTTAACTACTTCACCGCCAAGATCGAGGGTGGATGGGGATGGCGTGTTAGTTTGGGCGGCGCTGCAATCCCCGCCATCTTCATATCAGCCGTAGCATGGATTCTTCCCAACACCCCCAACTCCATGATCGAGAAGGGTGAGCTTCAACAGGCCAGAGAGATGCTCTGTCGCATTCGCGGCGTCAGCGATAGGGAGATTGAAGCCGAGTACATTGATCTGGTGGCTGCAAGTGAAGCTTCAAAACGAGTACAACACCCCTGGAGAAACCTTCGCCTTAGCGAATATAGGCCTCAGCTGGT
It contains:
- the HT9 gene encoding sugar carrier protein C, producing MAPLVGIKAGGFMGPSGGDHVEYPGKLTWSVLISCVLGAMGGLIFGYDIGISGGVTSMPTFLEKFFPSVYKKEELDKSTNQYCKFDSQILTLFTSSLYLAALVSSLVASYATRRFGRRLSMLVGGLIFMVGAILNAFAVNILMLIFGRILLGFGVGFATQAVPIYVSEMAPYKHRGALNNVFQLSITIGILVANVVNYFTAKIEGGWGWRVSLGGAAIPAVFISVVAWILPNTPNSMIEKGELQQAREMLCRIRGVSDREIEAEYIDLVAASEASRRVQHPWRNLRLREYRPQLVMSILIPALQQLTGINVVMFYAPVLFQSLGFGNNASLFSAVITGLVNMLATFVAVFGTDKWGRRKLFIEGGIQMLIFQVAVAVLIALKFGVSGNVTELPEWYSIIVVMCICIYVSAFAWSWGPLGWLVPSEIFPLEIRSAAQSITVSVNMFFTFGVAEVFLSMLCGLKYGLFIFFSVFVAIMTVFIYVFLPETKGIPIEEMRVVWKRHWYWKRFMPDHDDQQVNGNSV
- the HT10 gene encoding sugar carrier protein C, whose protein sequence is MAPLVGIKAGGFMGPSGGDHVEYPGKLTWSVLISCVLGAMGGLIFGYDIGISGGVTSMPTFLEKFFPSVYKKEELDKSTNQYCKFDSQILTLFTSSLYLAALVSSLVASYATRRFGRRVSMLVGGLIFMAGAILNAFAVNILMLIFGRILLGFGVGFATQSVPIYVSEMAPYKHRGALNNVFQLSITIGILVANVVNYFTAKIEGGWGWRVSLGGAAIPAIFISAVAWILPNTPNSMIEKGELQQAREMLCRIRGVSDREIEAEYIDLVAASEASKRVQHPWRNLRLSEYRPQLVMSILIPALQQLTGINVVMFYAPVLFQSLGFGNNASLFSAVITGLVNMLATFVAVFGTDKWGRRKLFIEGGIQMLIFQVAVAVLIALKFGVSGNVTELPEWYSIIVVMCICIYVSAFAWSWGPLGWLVPSEIFPLEIRSAAQSITVSVNMFFTFGVAEVFLSMLCGLKYGLFIFFSVFVAIMTVFIYVFLPETKGIPIEEMRVVWKRHWYWKRFMPDYDDQQVNGNSV